A part of Leptospira yasudae genomic DNA contains:
- a CDS encoding 3-deoxy-D-manno-octulosonic acid transferase: MIFLYQILTIFLLVFLVPFLLLFPSARLFFAKRSADKKRILSKNLDLSGKHTIWLHAASVGELDQCRALALEFRKKDASTYLIQSVFSESVRDSQLEAFPADETFRLPIDTPFGYDWIFSRFQPKVLVLMAWDTWPNLILSAKRFGAKVVLGSAVIGARKQGLTGRLTKAVFRHLDGIYPSHESFYEAFRALVPKNVPVKVLGDTRFDSVLKKIEDNKKEFKKPKNYPYSKIILFASTYEPCEELIVSLYELLREKNPGLLNEFAFWIFPHKTSPDRIVSIEHRLQDAKMEYQTWTSTPYETMTAQTIVFDVLGVLAFAYQAAEFAYVGGALHNRVHNVLEPATFGLPLMTGPKIYNSPEAMILQKTGGLFIVSNPEDIFQVLNLAESDLETIRKRNRDFVQSGRGAAERLFAEIKGLL, translated from the coding sequence ATGATTTTTCTCTACCAAATCCTGACGATCTTTCTTCTCGTCTTCCTCGTTCCGTTCCTTCTCTTATTTCCGTCCGCCCGGCTTTTTTTTGCCAAACGTTCGGCGGATAAGAAACGAATTCTATCCAAAAACTTGGATCTTTCGGGAAAGCATACGATCTGGTTGCACGCTGCTTCGGTAGGAGAATTGGATCAGTGTCGCGCTCTCGCTTTGGAATTTAGAAAGAAGGACGCATCGACGTATTTGATCCAATCCGTTTTTTCGGAAAGCGTGCGCGATTCTCAATTGGAAGCGTTTCCCGCAGACGAAACCTTTCGTCTTCCGATCGATACTCCGTTCGGATACGACTGGATTTTTTCCCGTTTTCAACCGAAGGTTCTCGTGTTGATGGCCTGGGACACTTGGCCGAATCTGATCTTGTCCGCAAAACGTTTCGGCGCCAAAGTCGTGTTAGGTTCCGCAGTAATCGGCGCACGCAAACAAGGATTGACGGGACGATTGACCAAGGCGGTCTTTCGTCATCTCGACGGAATTTATCCTTCGCACGAATCGTTTTACGAAGCGTTTCGCGCGTTGGTTCCGAAAAACGTTCCGGTCAAGGTCTTGGGCGACACAAGATTCGACTCGGTCTTGAAGAAGATCGAAGATAATAAAAAGGAATTCAAAAAACCGAAGAATTATCCGTATTCAAAAATCATACTATTCGCATCCACCTACGAACCTTGCGAAGAATTGATCGTCTCTTTATACGAACTTCTGCGCGAAAAAAATCCCGGATTGTTAAACGAATTCGCGTTTTGGATCTTTCCCCACAAAACCTCGCCCGATCGAATCGTTTCGATCGAACATCGTCTGCAGGACGCGAAGATGGAATATCAAACCTGGACTTCCACTCCGTACGAGACGATGACCGCGCAGACGATCGTATTCGACGTGTTAGGCGTTTTAGCGTTTGCGTATCAAGCGGCGGAATTCGCCTATGTCGGAGGCGCGCTTCACAATCGGGTTCATAACGTTTTGGAACCTGCCACGTTCGGTTTACCCTTGATGACCGGTCCGAAAATCTACAATTCTCCCGAGGCGATGATTTTGCAAAAGACCGGCGGCTTGTTCATCGTTTCCAACCCGGAAGACATATTCCAAGTTTTGAATCTTGCGGAATCGGATTTAGAAACGATACGAAAACGAAACCGAGATTTCGTCCAAAGCGGACGCGGTGCGGCAGAAAGGTTGTTTGCGGAAATCAAGGGATTGTTGTAG
- a CDS encoding HAD-IA family hydrolase: protein MSGVLFAFDLMDTLIKDPFHSALYKILPSGSREKFIQGREREAFVEFEKGRIEEAEFFERFYLPEYRNGDLPDPKEIKALMFNKVRLIGETVKIVQLLKANGNKLVLASNYSVWYKEFHKFPEMQELFSHFDQLYFSCELGTRKPAEEYFQWIQTDFPDMRYVLIDDNATNVEAAGYMGWDTFQFNPKTPTELTEFFRNQYPNYL, encoded by the coding sequence ATGAGCGGAGTTTTATTTGCTTTTGATCTGATGGACACCCTAATCAAGGATCCCTTTCATTCTGCACTTTATAAAATACTTCCTAGCGGATCGAGAGAAAAATTCATCCAGGGAAGGGAAAGAGAAGCATTCGTGGAATTCGAAAAAGGCCGGATCGAAGAGGCGGAATTTTTCGAACGATTTTATCTGCCCGAATATAGAAACGGGGATCTGCCCGATCCGAAAGAAATCAAGGCGCTCATGTTCAATAAGGTCCGTTTGATCGGAGAAACCGTTAAGATCGTTCAACTTCTCAAGGCGAACGGAAATAAACTCGTACTCGCGAGCAATTACTCGGTATGGTATAAGGAATTTCATAAATTCCCCGAAATGCAGGAACTCTTCTCCCACTTCGATCAGCTCTACTTCTCCTGCGAACTCGGAACCCGCAAACCTGCGGAAGAATACTTTCAGTGGATTCAAACGGATTTTCCGGATATGCGCTACGTGTTGATCGACGACAATGCGACTAACGTGGAAGCCGCCGGATATATGGGATGGGATACGTTTCAGTTTAATCCGAAGACGCCGACCGAGCTGACGGAATTCTTCAGAAACCAGTACCCCAATTATCTTTGA
- a CDS encoding flagellar filament outer layer protein FlaA codes for MGACLALEFAAGPLSSAPVKRDEDEISRVLILEKILADWKQYNLFLVDAFDGARPWEIYRGVSFLNEIRFNSQIPSNQAFLKERESYPSLSPANDYRSMMVQTFFENPKHAHLEIRPKEKIRLPIGTPTRIFFWMYASSQNARLELVLHQHKSKEIVIDLGDLAFDGWKRIEKKLEIPGRNIRLNRSLRYPFEIAELRLIPGPFQQKGEFVFYLDRMGILVDTRDEAYPGAEIKDNWGTGF; via the coding sequence TTGGGGGCTTGTCTCGCGCTCGAGTTCGCTGCGGGTCCGCTTTCCTCCGCGCCGGTAAAACGGGACGAAGACGAAATCAGCCGTGTTTTGATTTTAGAAAAGATACTCGCGGATTGGAAACAATACAATCTTTTTCTGGTGGACGCGTTCGACGGCGCGAGGCCTTGGGAAATTTACAGAGGGGTTTCGTTTTTAAACGAGATCCGTTTCAATTCTCAGATTCCGTCCAACCAAGCGTTTCTCAAAGAAAGGGAATCATACCCTTCCCTTTCTCCCGCAAACGATTATCGTTCGATGATGGTGCAGACCTTTTTTGAAAACCCGAAACACGCCCATCTGGAAATCCGTCCGAAAGAAAAGATACGCCTTCCGATCGGAACTCCCACGAGAATCTTTTTTTGGATGTATGCTTCTTCGCAAAACGCGAGATTGGAACTCGTTCTGCATCAGCACAAGTCCAAGGAAATCGTAATCGACCTGGGCGATTTGGCCTTTGACGGTTGGAAACGAATCGAAAAGAAGTTGGAGATTCCCGGAAGAAACATTCGGTTAAACCGAAGTCTGCGTTATCCGTTCGAGATCGCCGAACTTCGTCTGATCCCCGGACCGTTTCAGCAAAAGGGAGAATTCGTTTTTTATCTGGATCGTATGGGAATCCTCGTGGATACGAGAGACGAAGCGTATCCCGGCGCGGAGATCAAAGATAATTGGGGTACTGGTTTCTGA